The following proteins are encoded in a genomic region of Reichenbachiella sp.:
- a CDS encoding M56 family metallopeptidase — protein MDKFIWYLMESSVLLACLYALYVLILRKETFFSLNRFYLIAIVLFSLAIPLLSFDFNPAPAAQLPIRQLSEVRTTYYDAFADWTYAYQHTTTSTTANQSSWFSELNWTQLALWAMVGVYLIGVIVCLSRTVWTVQWIYGLIRKQGWESWDYLRIVKVKNPMAPFSFLNYVFVHEEMIGTAEFDHILAHERTHVQQRHSLDLIFVQLLAAFFWFNPVIWQLIKSLKTTHEYIADNKILNEGYSLVEYQTLLLRQLISNNSYGLVHNFNLSFIKKRITMMTNKKSGAMGKVKVALALIFTAGFSMAMIQCNSAAEESTTITSEKSTINNFSDGVKLPVIIGREGAYYATESDLLNFTVMNDRLTIDGVEHEVDEIAEVIAASGLTTNGIIALRVDQDQKMKMIRAIQTELRKANRRKVLQLGQSSLGQTVESPMLLPPMKGANLPGVPEMPHIDDAYAKEHDIDILKIFLGKHADMNYQKLTYDFVIDQMEKGKSNYVVSTKFSDADSYGTYLQNWVYIQEGFNQIYQERSQSMYGKNYLELNKEIPEEKAQYDAIRKGIPRAISLAEPDDC, from the coding sequence ATGGATAAGTTCATTTGGTATTTGATGGAGTCCAGCGTACTGCTGGCCTGCCTCTACGCACTATATGTATTGATTTTGAGAAAGGAAACTTTCTTTTCTCTCAATCGCTTCTATTTGATTGCCATTGTGCTTTTTAGCTTGGCCATTCCACTTTTGAGTTTTGATTTTAACCCGGCTCCAGCGGCTCAGCTACCTATACGGCAATTAAGCGAGGTGCGTACAACCTATTACGACGCATTCGCAGATTGGACGTACGCGTATCAGCATACAACTACCTCCACTACCGCCAACCAGTCCAGTTGGTTTAGTGAATTAAACTGGACGCAATTAGCCCTTTGGGCTATGGTCGGTGTGTACCTGATAGGTGTGATCGTTTGTTTGTCACGTACCGTATGGACGGTACAATGGATCTACGGATTGATCCGTAAGCAAGGCTGGGAATCGTGGGACTACCTCAGGATTGTGAAAGTGAAAAACCCTATGGCTCCCTTTTCATTTTTGAATTATGTCTTTGTACATGAAGAAATGATAGGTACTGCGGAGTTTGATCACATCCTGGCACATGAGCGTACGCATGTACAGCAGCGACATTCTTTAGACTTAATATTTGTTCAACTTTTGGCGGCCTTCTTCTGGTTCAATCCAGTGATCTGGCAGCTGATTAAATCCCTGAAAACAACACATGAATATATAGCAGACAACAAAATTTTAAATGAGGGTTATTCCTTAGTTGAGTATCAGACCTTGCTTTTGAGACAATTGATCAGCAACAACTCTTACGGGTTGGTACACAATTTCAATTTATCATTTATAAAAAAGCGAATAACCATGATGACAAATAAAAAATCAGGTGCAATGGGCAAAGTGAAAGTAGCCCTGGCCTTAATATTTACAGCAGGATTTAGCATGGCCATGATACAATGCAACTCGGCTGCTGAAGAAAGTACAACTATTACTTCTGAAAAATCAACTATTAATAATTTCTCAGACGGAGTAAAATTACCAGTAATCATAGGTCGTGAAGGTGCCTATTATGCAACAGAATCTGATCTTTTAAATTTCACTGTCATGAATGATCGTCTGACCATAGATGGAGTCGAACACGAAGTAGATGAAATAGCAGAAGTGATAGCAGCCTCTGGCTTGACAACCAACGGTATCATCGCATTAAGAGTAGATCAAGATCAAAAAATGAAAATGATCCGAGCGATCCAAACGGAGTTGAGGAAAGCAAACAGGCGAAAAGTACTGCAATTGGGTCAGTCTTCATTGGGGCAAACTGTGGAGTCGCCGATGCTTTTACCTCCTATGAAGGGAGCCAATCTACCCGGTGTTCCCGAAATGCCTCATATAGATGATGCCTATGCCAAGGAGCATGACATAGATATTTTAAAAATCTTTTTAGGAAAACATGCCGATATGAATTATCAGAAATTGACCTATGATTTTGTAATAGATCAAATGGAGAAGGGAAAGTCTAATTATGTAGTTAGTACTAAGTTTAGTGATGCAGATTCTTATGGTACTTACCTTCAGAATTGGGTTTATATACAGGAAGGTTTTAATCAAATCTATCAGGAAAGAAGTCAGTCTATGTATGGTAAAAACTATCTGGAACTGAATAAAGAAATTCCTGAAGAGAAAGCGCAATACGACGCGATTAGAAAAGGAATCCCAAGGGCGATATCTTTAGCCGAGCCTGATGACTGTTAA
- a CDS encoding DUF3124 domain-containing protein has protein sequence MTPLFKTFIAFSALLVINWSCRELEPENGPGSVDWSERTVSADAIDSLAAGETYLSVYSQIYSSKEKRTHDLTATVSVRNTNSLDSVYIEKVEYYNTAGQLIKTFIKQPVFIAPMETIEIVMSEDHLKGGTGANFLFYWKKKERTPEPYFEAVMISTSGQQGISFTTQGRRIK, from the coding sequence ATGACTCCGTTATTCAAAACATTTATCGCCTTTTCGGCTTTGCTAGTGATCAATTGGTCTTGTCGGGAGCTGGAACCTGAAAACGGACCGGGAAGTGTGGATTGGTCCGAGCGAACAGTGAGCGCTGATGCTATAGATTCTTTGGCTGCAGGGGAAACTTATTTGTCCGTCTATTCTCAAATCTATAGCTCCAAAGAAAAAAGAACACATGATTTAACAGCTACCGTCAGCGTAAGAAATACCAACAGCTTGGATTCGGTCTACATCGAAAAGGTGGAGTATTATAACACGGCTGGCCAATTGATTAAAACCTTTATCAAACAGCCTGTTTTTATTGCGCCTATGGAGACAATCGAAATCGTAATGAGCGAAGACCATTTGAAAGGTGGGACGGGCGCTAACTTTTTGTTTTATTGGAAGAAGAAAGAAAGGACACCGGAGCCCTATTTTGAAGCGGTGATGATTTCTACTTCGGGCCAGCAGGGAATTTCATTCACTACTCAAGGGAGAAGGATTAAGTAA
- the bla gene encoding subclass B1 metallo-beta-lactamase encodes MRVNFIIVLLVQVIISCTAEPEYLYETEWLKIKQLSDHTYQHITYLQTDDYGKVACNGMIVIDQKEAIVFDTPPDDETSVELINWLGRSLGSRVSAIVPTHFHADCLGGLAAFHQRGIPSIAHNKTIQLLDSTAVLPWQGFNDFINLTVGDQEIIVNFLGAGHTLDNVVAYCLNERVMFGGCLIKKLNAGKGYLGDADLEEWSTTVENIKTKYPDIEIVIPGHGPSGGQDLLDYTIEMFRIKAE; translated from the coding sequence ATGAGAGTTAATTTCATTATTGTATTGTTAGTCCAAGTTATAATCTCTTGTACTGCCGAACCAGAGTATCTGTATGAAACAGAATGGTTGAAAATCAAACAACTATCAGATCATACCTATCAGCACATCACCTATCTACAGACGGATGATTATGGAAAAGTAGCTTGCAACGGAATGATTGTAATCGATCAAAAAGAAGCTATTGTATTTGACACACCACCCGATGATGAAACTTCGGTAGAATTGATCAACTGGCTGGGGAGATCTTTAGGCAGTAGAGTAAGTGCGATTGTTCCTACGCATTTTCATGCAGATTGTCTGGGAGGCCTGGCAGCATTTCATCAAAGGGGAATACCTTCTATTGCGCACAACAAAACAATTCAGTTGCTGGACTCAACTGCCGTGTTGCCCTGGCAAGGGTTTAATGACTTCATCAATCTCACAGTGGGTGATCAGGAGATAATTGTCAACTTTCTAGGAGCAGGCCATACTTTGGATAATGTGGTAGCCTACTGCCTCAATGAACGGGTGATGTTTGGCGGTTGCCTGATAAAAAAATTGAATGCTGGGAAGGGTTATTTAGGCGATGCCGACCTGGAAGAATGGTCTACAACAGTAGAAAATATAAAGACGAAATACCCAGACATTGAAATTGTAATTCCGGGTCATGGCCCCTCTGGAGGTCAAGACTTATTGGATTATACGATTGAAATGTTCAGAATCAAAGCCGAATAA
- a CDS encoding adenylate/guanylate cyclase domain-containing protein produces MEHLATDPRTSLGILGIRNSFEVPFCLIKSLLLNFGRNSNHLNQYLLTFKTKRRWRTVRDYGLGWTLAFIYLCIVRGEGTIEQGSVQFEFWDSIITSLLMGPLFGAISGFSHILMMEYGYKQVSLLKLIIIRAVYVLLFLISMIVLAFTFYGGEMKLIAFAFEPGSFAIYFYILTVDIFMFGLMQVSMYFGGNNLAKLLTAKFYTPKEEERIFMFLDLKSSTEHAERLGHIQYSKMIQDCFNDLGAVVENESDVYQYVGDEVILTWKLNDGLKNENCLRALYTFKSQLEKRKDHYQKHYNCQPEFKAGVHAGMVTVTEVGKYKKEIAYHGDTINTAARIQEKCNEFSEELLISQGLKEKLQANRFEFKAMGSIPLKGKSQEVMIHAVSNLN; encoded by the coding sequence TTGGAGCACTTAGCAACGGACCCCAGAACAAGTCTGGGGATATTAGGTATCCGAAATTCGTTTGAAGTTCCCTTTTGTTTAATCAAGTCTCTTTTACTTAATTTTGGTCGAAATTCTAATCATCTGAATCAATATCTGTTGACCTTCAAAACCAAACGCCGATGGCGAACCGTACGCGACTATGGTCTGGGCTGGACACTCGCTTTTATATACCTCTGCATTGTCAGAGGCGAAGGTACTATAGAGCAAGGGTCGGTTCAATTTGAGTTTTGGGATTCGATCATTACCTCGCTATTGATGGGGCCGTTGTTTGGAGCTATTTCCGGTTTTTCGCATATTTTGATGATGGAGTATGGGTACAAACAAGTGTCCTTGTTAAAGTTGATCATTATCCGTGCGGTCTACGTTCTTCTTTTTTTGATATCGATGATTGTTCTGGCTTTTACTTTTTACGGCGGTGAAATGAAATTGATTGCCTTCGCCTTCGAGCCGGGGAGTTTTGCCATCTACTTCTATATTTTGACAGTGGATATTTTCATGTTTGGCTTAATGCAGGTGAGTATGTATTTTGGGGGAAACAATTTGGCTAAGCTCTTAACCGCGAAGTTCTATACGCCTAAAGAGGAAGAAAGGATATTTATGTTTCTCGATCTTAAGTCCTCAACAGAGCATGCTGAGCGGCTCGGTCATATCCAGTACAGCAAAATGATTCAAGATTGTTTTAATGATTTGGGCGCAGTGGTAGAAAATGAATCTGATGTTTATCAGTATGTGGGCGACGAAGTCATTCTGACTTGGAAGTTGAATGATGGACTAAAAAATGAGAACTGTTTGAGAGCTTTATATACGTTCAAGTCGCAACTCGAAAAGAGAAAAGATCATTATCAAAAACACTACAACTGTCAGCCGGAATTTAAGGCCGGAGTCCATGCTGGAATGGTAACTGTAACGGAAGTAGGCAAATACAAAAAGGAAATCGCTTATCATGGCGATACCATCAATACGGCTGCACGTATTCAGGAAAAGTGTAATGAATTCAGTGAAGAGCTTTTGATTTCACAAGGATTGAAAGAAAAACTGCAAGCCAACAGATTCGAATTCAAAGCGATGGGAAGTATTCCTCTAAAAGGTAAAAGCCAGGAAGTAATGATCCACGCCGTATCCAATCTCAACTGA
- a CDS encoding nuclear transport factor 2 family protein, whose amino-acid sequence MKFVLLTFFAFQLVCSFPVNGQEAETESLKDTYYRWIKAWNEKDATTVAEIAWGTYGFGRDAAFLRKGAIDKESYQKGIQGYMDSMVGISYAEHFSNFRIIDGVGFIDGYYEQTTQQLNGPKRTVYGRHSLVFLKKNGEWHLTHYHRSPIPSEFVR is encoded by the coding sequence ATGAAATTCGTCCTACTCACATTTTTTGCATTTCAATTGGTTTGTTCTTTTCCTGTAAATGGTCAAGAAGCAGAAACTGAAAGCTTGAAAGACACTTATTATCGCTGGATCAAGGCCTGGAATGAAAAGGATGCCACTACTGTGGCTGAAATCGCCTGGGGCACTTATGGCTTCGGCCGAGACGCTGCCTTTTTACGTAAAGGAGCAATAGATAAGGAGAGTTATCAAAAGGGCATTCAGGGCTATATGGACTCCATGGTAGGGATTTCCTATGCCGAACATTTTTCCAATTTCCGAATTATAGATGGCGTGGGTTTTATCGATGGCTATTATGAGCAAACCACCCAGCAACTCAATGGCCCCAAGCGAACCGTTTATGGTCGTCATTCGCTAGTGTTCTTAAAGAAAAATGGCGAATGGCACCTCACGCATTATCACAGGTCTCCTATCCCGAGTGAGTTTGTGAGGTAG
- a CDS encoding nuclear transport factor 2 family protein, which produces MKSQKLTPFLLLVFLSLLSCEQKSEISLEEEKEKILAMHHAQRDYHFNKDSIAFANQMSDQFISVNRGIISRPKREDNIAKYNSYFSSVEFLKWDDVSEPIIRFSDDGSMAYTIVDKMVALTYQDETGATVEDSTHFAWTTIYKKNGDVWKIDCVTSTNLPE; this is translated from the coding sequence ATGAAAAGTCAAAAACTCACTCCTTTCCTTTTGCTCGTATTTCTATCCTTGTTGAGCTGCGAACAGAAAAGTGAAATTTCCCTTGAAGAAGAAAAGGAAAAAATCCTAGCCATGCATCACGCGCAGCGGGATTATCATTTCAACAAAGACTCAATTGCTTTTGCCAATCAAATGTCAGATCAATTTATCTCTGTGAACAGAGGGATAATCAGTAGACCGAAAAGAGAAGACAACATAGCCAAATACAATAGCTACTTCTCATCTGTCGAATTTTTGAAATGGGATGATGTCTCCGAACCTATCATCCGCTTCTCAGACGATGGAAGTATGGCCTATACTATTGTAGATAAAATGGTCGCACTCACCTACCAGGATGAAACAGGTGCAACGGTAGAGGACAGTACCCACTTTGCCTGGACTACGATTTATAAAAAGAACGGCGATGTTTGGAAAATTGACTGCGTGACCTCCACAAATCTTCCTGAATAG
- a CDS encoding helix-turn-helix domain-containing protein, with product MSSYTRKTKLKADCPMEKTLNVIAGKWKIALLCELNRNKARLTDFEKKNPEASKRALAQQLGELVEDGIVQKKDFEVYPKKVEYSLTPLGKELFSVIQKMGEFGENL from the coding sequence ATGAGCTCCTACACCAGAAAAACCAAACTCAAGGCTGACTGCCCCATGGAGAAAACCCTCAACGTGATAGCAGGGAAGTGGAAGATCGCCTTGTTGTGCGAGCTCAATCGAAATAAGGCTCGGCTTACAGATTTTGAAAAGAAAAACCCAGAAGCATCGAAGCGGGCACTGGCGCAGCAATTGGGAGAATTGGTAGAAGATGGTATCGTGCAGAAAAAGGACTTCGAAGTCTACCCTAAAAAAGTAGAATATTCGCTCACTCCTTTAGGCAAAGAATTGTTCTCAGTCATTCAAAAAATGGGTGAGTTTGGTGAAAACCTGTAG
- a CDS encoding DinB family protein, producing the protein MKTVFKAWKTSRSLTANYFEKYNLEQLNHVPEGFNNNLIWNLGHIIVAQQGLIYKGSGLKTYISAELTARYQPGTKPDGKTSQEEVNELKELLGSLIENTEEDFEKGIFQTYKERTTGTGFHLSSIEDAFEFNNYHEALHLGAMMAIRKFV; encoded by the coding sequence ATGAAGACCGTATTCAAAGCCTGGAAAACTAGCAGATCGCTTACTGCTAATTACTTTGAGAAATATAACCTGGAGCAGCTCAATCATGTGCCCGAAGGTTTTAACAATAATCTAATCTGGAACCTCGGTCATATCATTGTGGCGCAACAGGGCCTGATTTATAAGGGATCTGGACTGAAAACTTATATCTCCGCAGAGTTAACTGCTCGATATCAACCAGGAACAAAGCCAGACGGAAAAACCAGTCAGGAGGAAGTGAATGAACTAAAAGAACTATTAGGTTCTTTAATTGAAAATACCGAGGAAGATTTTGAAAAGGGGATTTTCCAAACCTACAAAGAAAGGACTACTGGTACCGGTTTTCATTTATCCTCTATTGAGGATGCCTTTGAGTTTAATAATTATCATGAAGCCCTTCACTTGGGTGCCATGATGGCGATTCGAAAGTTTGTGTAA
- a CDS encoding serine/threonine dehydratase, with protein MLSLQDIIIAQERIDKYIHRTPVIQSNLLNSWLGHEIFFKAECFQKIGAFKARGACNAISSLVEAKQKPKKVIANSSGNHAQAVAWAANQFDIPATIYMPEYSSAVKIQATASYGAKIELCKTRDIADAKVRQAADEKGTFWIPPFNHEDVIAGQGTAAYDALNEIDEIDAIFAPCGGGGLLSGTWLATSHVSPKTQVIGAEPLNANDAAESLRKKAIQKLQSIPDTLADGAMTMAVGKITFEYLQKLDGFYEVKESSMIYWTQWLSHLLKVVVEPTSAMTMEAVSQWLSGQKNKKRAMVILSGGNIDQATTSKVWEQNYLDRPPTLLN; from the coding sequence ATGCTTAGTCTACAGGATATTATCATTGCGCAGGAGCGTATTGACAAATACATTCATCGTACGCCGGTGATACAGTCTAATTTGTTGAATAGCTGGTTAGGCCACGAGATTTTCTTTAAAGCCGAGTGCTTTCAAAAAATAGGCGCTTTCAAGGCTCGAGGAGCGTGCAATGCCATTTCATCTTTGGTTGAGGCTAAGCAAAAGCCAAAAAAAGTTATTGCCAATAGTTCTGGTAATCACGCCCAGGCGGTGGCATGGGCAGCAAATCAGTTTGACATCCCGGCTACCATCTATATGCCTGAATATTCCTCTGCAGTGAAAATCCAAGCAACGGCTTCATATGGAGCCAAGATAGAATTGTGTAAGACCAGAGATATTGCTGATGCTAAGGTGAGGCAAGCGGCAGATGAAAAAGGCACCTTTTGGATTCCTCCATTCAATCACGAGGATGTAATTGCAGGACAAGGAACGGCGGCATACGATGCCCTCAATGAAATAGACGAGATTGATGCGATCTTTGCTCCGTGCGGTGGAGGAGGCTTGCTATCTGGAACCTGGCTGGCCACTAGTCATGTTTCACCAAAGACACAGGTAATAGGGGCAGAACCGCTCAATGCCAATGATGCAGCAGAGTCTCTAAGAAAAAAAGCTATTCAGAAACTCCAGTCTATACCGGATACATTGGCGGATGGAGCAATGACGATGGCTGTAGGTAAAATCACTTTCGAATACCTACAAAAACTTGATGGCTTTTATGAAGTAAAAGAGTCTTCGATGATCTATTGGACGCAGTGGCTATCCCACTTACTAAAAGTAGTTGTAGAGCCAACAAGTGCCATGACAATGGAGGCCGTTTCGCAATGGCTTTCAGGTCAGAAAAACAAGAAGAGAGCAATGGTAATACTTTCTGGCGGAAATATTGACCAAGCCACCACAAGTAAAGTCTGGGAACAAAACTATTTGGACCGGCCACCAACCCTATTGAATTAA
- a CDS encoding 5-carboxymethyl-2-hydroxymuconate Delta-isomerase produces MPHFIIQCSENITRIHSTQEIMQTVYQQAIASELFVKADIKVRVQSFDEFIAGEGSDDFIHVFGNIMEGRTAEQKANLSRRIVAALNGLFPQVPIVSMNIRDFEKDSYCNKEMVEQHA; encoded by the coding sequence ATGCCACACTTCATCATACAGTGCTCAGAAAACATCACACGAATTCACTCGACGCAAGAGATCATGCAGACCGTTTATCAGCAAGCGATTGCTAGCGAACTTTTTGTGAAAGCGGATATTAAAGTTCGAGTACAGTCATTTGACGAATTTATCGCCGGAGAAGGATCAGATGATTTCATCCATGTTTTTGGAAATATCATGGAAGGAAGAACAGCAGAACAAAAAGCCAACTTGTCACGAAGAATAGTGGCTGCGCTCAATGGCCTTTTTCCGCAGGTGCCTATTGTCTCGATGAACATTCGCGATTTTGAAAAGGATAGCTATTGCAACAAGGAGATGGTAGAACAACATGCTTAG
- a CDS encoding M20/M25/M40 family metallo-hydrolase — translation MKKQLLAAALLLITVFNSQAQDHEKNLRTIFDEALTNGQSYPMLEYLSLNIGHRLSGSPSAAAAVEYTRQQMESYGFDKVYLQPVMVPHWVRGQKEIGRIVNSKFGSQDVNVIALGNSVGTGPEGLLAEVIEVQSLDELAELGRKKIEGKIVFFNRPMDPKHIHTGHAYGGAGDQRVKGPSEAAKYGAVGAINRSLTLAYNDTPHTGTLVYEEGVAQIPAVAISTVGADYLSRSIKANKAMKFYMETHCEMLPDVMSYNVIGELKGSEKPDEYIVVGGHLDSWDVGDGSHDDGAGCVQAIEAVRVFKATGIRPKRTLRAVMFMNEENGLRGGLEYARVAKEKGEKHLAALESDSGGFTPRGFGIKSSPETLTKIQSWGDLLSPYDLRKIVKGYGGADINPLEDQGPALIGLMPDSQRYFDYHHTADDTFDKVNKRELELGAASMAALIYLIDQEGL, via the coding sequence ATGAAAAAACAATTGCTTGCCGCAGCGTTGCTGCTTATCACCGTTTTCAATTCTCAAGCACAAGATCACGAGAAAAACTTAAGAACCATTTTTGACGAAGCACTGACCAATGGACAGTCCTATCCAATGCTAGAGTATTTATCGCTCAACATCGGCCATCGTTTAAGTGGCTCACCGTCCGCTGCTGCTGCAGTAGAGTATACCCGTCAACAAATGGAATCCTATGGATTTGATAAAGTCTATCTACAGCCAGTCATGGTGCCACACTGGGTAAGAGGCCAAAAAGAGATTGGAAGAATTGTGAATTCAAAGTTTGGATCACAGGATGTAAACGTGATTGCACTTGGAAATAGCGTAGGCACCGGGCCAGAAGGACTGCTGGCCGAAGTAATCGAAGTGCAAAGCTTAGATGAGTTAGCTGAACTTGGCAGAAAGAAAATTGAAGGCAAAATTGTGTTCTTCAATAGACCGATGGATCCTAAGCACATTCATACTGGCCATGCCTATGGTGGAGCTGGGGATCAGCGTGTAAAAGGCCCATCAGAAGCAGCCAAATATGGTGCAGTTGGAGCCATCAACAGATCTCTAACCTTGGCTTATAATGATACCCCACATACGGGTACGTTGGTTTATGAAGAGGGCGTGGCTCAGATACCTGCCGTAGCGATCAGTACTGTAGGTGCGGACTATTTGAGTCGATCTATCAAAGCCAATAAAGCCATGAAGTTTTATATGGAAACACATTGTGAGATGTTACCAGATGTAATGTCATACAACGTGATTGGTGAGTTGAAAGGATCAGAAAAACCGGATGAGTATATCGTCGTAGGCGGTCATTTGGATTCTTGGGATGTAGGAGATGGCTCGCACGACGATGGAGCAGGTTGCGTACAGGCCATTGAAGCGGTTCGAGTTTTCAAGGCTACAGGGATTCGCCCAAAGAGAACTTTAAGAGCAGTGATGTTTATGAATGAGGAAAATGGTCTTCGCGGCGGATTGGAGTATGCAAGAGTGGCCAAAGAAAAAGGTGAAAAACACCTTGCTGCTTTGGAGTCTGATTCTGGTGGCTTTACCCCAAGAGGCTTTGGCATCAAGTCTTCTCCAGAAACATTAACCAAAATCCAAAGTTGGGGAGACTTATTGTCGCCTTATGATTTGAGAAAAATTGTGAAAGGCTATGGAGGAGCAGACATCAACCCGTTGGAAGATCAAGGCCCTGCCTTGATTGGTCTGATGCCAGATTCACAGCGTTACTTTGATTATCATCACACAGCTGACGATACCTTCGATAAGGTGAATAAAAGAGAACTAGAACTAGGTGCCGCTTCTATGGCAGCTTTGATCTACCTAATCGATCAAGAGGGATTGTAA